A portion of the Calothrix sp. 336/3 genome contains these proteins:
- a CDS encoding ankyrin repeat domain-containing protein — protein sequence MELLHQPEDIIAQRYRIIQILGEGGSGTTYLAEDTDKHQLVALKALSLHRLNDWKLMELFEREAKILSQLDHQAIPSYLGYFHTETTLEHCFYIVQAQAPGKSLAASIADGWRTTEDEVRYIAEQILEILVYLHSLNPVVIHRDIKPQNIIRRDDGKVYLVDFGAVQNTYYNTFMRGSTVVGTYGYMAPEQFRGQAVPATDLYGLGATILFLLTHRSPADLPMERLKIDFRHHVQISDEFADWLEKMLEPDMEERFSSAVEALAALSGKQAIAPKVTTPVSWKTIAGVGATIATSTMAIALLNAYKWLVLGAFGIVPLSGTCQNTDAIKDYYHQVHNANALVMESSPYGENERMPLLVCTIRRYNLEGTKFLITQGADVKLPDRHGNTPLHLLFLEPNPYTAQGDYQIAEMLIAKGADINLQNHNGKTPLQLAVQNSQPPIIKLLLQSGGDVNQRDRNGATLLHLAISKTNQPVYGRTNTDTQEIIQLLIKGGANINATDNQGRTPLQLITKNYIDDLKTKKLSSDDQAIADILNKNGAKE from the coding sequence ATGGAACTGCTGCACCAGCCAGAAGATATTATTGCCCAGCGATACCGGATTATCCAAATTTTGGGGGAAGGTGGTAGCGGTACTACATACTTAGCTGAAGATACAGATAAGCATCAACTGGTAGCGCTGAAAGCCTTGTCACTGCATCGGTTGAATGATTGGAAGCTGATGGAGTTGTTTGAACGGGAGGCGAAAATTCTCTCACAACTAGATCATCAGGCAATTCCCAGTTATCTAGGCTATTTTCACACAGAAACTACATTAGAGCATTGTTTCTACATAGTCCAAGCACAAGCACCAGGAAAATCTTTAGCAGCCTCAATTGCGGATGGTTGGCGCACTACAGAAGACGAAGTTAGATATATAGCCGAGCAAATATTAGAAATTCTCGTTTATCTCCACTCCCTCAATCCCGTTGTGATCCATCGGGATATCAAACCCCAAAATATTATCCGCCGTGATGATGGAAAGGTCTACTTAGTAGATTTTGGTGCAGTCCAGAACACCTATTACAATACCTTTATGCGTGGTAGTACGGTAGTAGGAACATATGGTTATATGGCTCCAGAGCAGTTTCGAGGGCAAGCTGTACCTGCGACTGATTTGTATGGTTTGGGAGCAACGATACTTTTTTTACTAACGCACCGTTCCCCGGCTGATTTGCCGATGGAAAGACTGAAAATTGATTTTCGTCATCATGTACAGATTAGTGATGAATTTGCTGATTGGTTAGAGAAAATGTTAGAGCCGGATATGGAAGAACGTTTTAGTTCTGCTGTTGAAGCTTTAGCAGCTTTGAGTGGTAAGCAGGCGATCGCCCCTAAGGTTACTACTCCTGTATCTTGGAAAACCATCGCTGGAGTAGGAGCAACTATTGCTACATCTACGATGGCGATCGCTCTGCTGAATGCTTACAAATGGCTCGTCTTAGGTGCGTTTGGAATTGTGCCACTTTCTGGTACGTGTCAAAACACTGATGCCATCAAAGACTATTATCACCAAGTACATAATGCCAATGCTTTAGTGATGGAGTCATCACCCTATGGTGAGAATGAGCGGATGCCTTTGTTGGTATGCACAATTCGTCGTTATAACCTTGAGGGAACGAAATTTTTAATCACTCAAGGTGCGGATGTGAAACTGCCAGATCGTCACGGTAATACACCCTTACACCTACTATTTCTTGAACCAAATCCATATACTGCGCAAGGTGACTACCAAATAGCCGAAATGTTAATTGCTAAAGGTGCAGATATTAACCTCCAGAATCACAATGGTAAAACCCCTCTACAATTAGCAGTGCAAAACTCTCAACCGCCAATCATCAAACTACTGCTCCAATCAGGTGGAGATGTTAATCAGCGCGATCGCAATGGTGCAACTTTACTACATTTAGCCATATCTAAAACTAATCAGCCAGTCTATGGCAGAACTAACACAGACACTCAAGAGATTATCCAACTGCTAATAAAAGGGGGAGCGAATATCAACGCCACAGATAATCAAGGCAGAACTCCACTGCAACTAATCACTAAAAACTATATTGACGATCTCAAAACTAAAAAACTCTCTTCAGATGATCAGGCGATCGCCGACATTTTGAACAAGAATGGTGCAAAGGAGTAA
- a CDS encoding TrbI/VirB10 family protein, translating into MTSYSLPSENSNNHLPFQNHKSENSGSDWESQMARLVGFEDESRTQTVAATPVNEETANTPEVSSEKQPLSANPFAKLSLVGGGTLMMVLLAGGFLSQLMSVGRQKPKVENNLLTAKPVNTQPATANLETEIETLKTKLALTEQTEAVKLAQQRLRTNRLITVARSPVISARQASFNPITRTAPQRTVYISQPAPANPVARVPYAPPIPVNTAIAPPIQPPMQPPMVNPVTPKPDPLQEWNRLAKLGSYGLVSATPAPAPTLAANPPTPPQPTPPQSTPPEPTNTQFNAVVSQASEQQSPKSVAVGMTAKAVLATAVFGETSRGNENKDDDEGKTSFVVRLKEPLKSLDGEIALPEKSELLVEIRSLSEQGLLQLTVTKVIIPNKGNPIEKTLPKNALIVRAPEGRPLIADQFPNKSGSIASMDLGLFVLGGIGKAAELFNRTESQVVTTTTSGTIVTNTNPKRNILAGIVEGGVTSVVPQISQRNQQAITQMIQRTNIWFLKAGTKVEVYVNQSMQF; encoded by the coding sequence ATGACATCCTATTCCTTACCCTCGGAAAATTCCAATAATCACCTACCCTTTCAAAATCATAAATCAGAGAATTCTGGCTCAGATTGGGAATCACAAATGGCGAGATTAGTCGGTTTTGAAGATGAATCTCGCACTCAAACAGTAGCAGCAACACCAGTCAACGAAGAAACAGCAAATACCCCAGAAGTAAGCAGTGAAAAACAACCCCTTTCTGCTAACCCCTTTGCCAAGTTAAGTTTAGTCGGGGGAGGCACATTAATGATGGTATTATTAGCAGGTGGTTTTTTATCCCAACTGATGAGTGTGGGCAGACAAAAGCCCAAGGTAGAAAATAATTTGCTGACAGCGAAACCTGTAAATACCCAACCTGCCACAGCAAATTTAGAAACAGAAATAGAAACTCTCAAGACAAAATTAGCACTCACCGAACAAACCGAAGCTGTTAAACTTGCCCAGCAAAGATTGAGAACCAATAGATTAATTACTGTTGCTCGTTCCCCAGTTATTTCTGCTAGACAAGCATCATTTAACCCCATCACACGAACCGCACCCCAGCGCACAGTTTACATTTCCCAACCTGCACCAGCAAACCCCGTTGCGAGGGTTCCTTATGCTCCTCCTATCCCCGTCAACACCGCGATCGCTCCACCGATACAACCACCCATGCAACCACCCATGGTAAATCCTGTCACTCCCAAACCCGATCCCCTCCAAGAGTGGAATCGATTAGCCAAGTTAGGTAGCTACGGTTTAGTCTCTGCAACCCCTGCTCCTGCACCCACCCTGGCAGCAAATCCCCCCACACCACCCCAACCGACACCACCCCAATCCACACCACCAGAACCAACAAATACACAATTCAATGCAGTAGTTAGTCAAGCATCGGAGCAACAAAGTCCGAAATCTGTGGCAGTGGGAATGACAGCAAAAGCAGTACTAGCAACCGCAGTCTTTGGGGAAACTAGTCGGGGGAATGAGAATAAAGATGATGACGAGGGGAAAACTTCTTTTGTGGTGCGGTTAAAAGAACCATTGAAGTCCCTAGATGGAGAAATTGCCTTACCAGAAAAGAGTGAATTATTAGTAGAAATTCGTTCCCTTTCGGAACAGGGTTTATTACAGTTGACTGTGACTAAAGTTATTATACCAAATAAAGGAAATCCCATTGAAAAAACCTTACCTAAAAATGCTTTAATTGTGCGTGCGCCGGAAGGTAGACCATTAATTGCTGACCAATTTCCTAATAAGAGTGGTTCCATTGCTTCCATGGATTTAGGATTATTTGTGTTAGGGGGAATTGGGAAAGCCGCAGAATTATTTAACCGTACAGAATCCCAGGTTGTCACCACAACTACGAGTGGTACAATTGTCACCAATACAAATCCTAAACGCAATATATTAGCGGGAATTGTGGAAGGTGGTGTAACGAGTGTGGTACCACAGATTTCCCAACGTAACCAACAGGCAATTACCCAAATGATCCAACGGACAAATATCTGGTTTTTAAAAGCAGGAACTAAGGTGGAAGTCTACGTCAATCAATCCATGCAATTTTAG
- a CDS encoding calcium-binding protein: MTSINGSIYNDNNTINGFPSIFRSQINGDIFANKNDIIYGKTGNDIIDGKTGNDLIYAGPDSPVSGFSDNDTVYGGTGRDTVYGGYGNDYLYGEAGNDYLYGEAGNDYLYGGIGNDYLYGGSGNDYIDGGDSSDKLYGDAGNDTLLGYGGNDYLNGGFSNDILYGEYGYDTLVGGYGNDTLWGGVGADKFGFNSKDEGIDIIKDFQRNQRDKIVISKAGFGIADVSLFKYNPLNGQLSFNNQVFAIIENKPAGFNVNSDLTLINGTI; the protein is encoded by the coding sequence TTGACTTCCATCAATGGCAGCATCTATAACGACAACAACACCATAAATGGTTTTCCTAGCATCTTTCGTTCCCAAATCAACGGAGACATTTTCGCCAATAAAAATGATATTATTTACGGCAAAACTGGTAACGACATTATCGATGGAAAAACTGGTAATGACTTGATTTATGCTGGACCAGACAGCCCTGTGAGTGGTTTTTCTGATAATGATACTGTATACGGTGGCACAGGTCGTGATACAGTCTACGGTGGCTATGGCAATGACTACCTTTATGGGGAAGCTGGTAACGATTACCTCTATGGGGAAGCTGGTAATGATTACCTCTATGGTGGTATTGGTAATGATTACCTCTATGGTGGTAGTGGCAATGATTACATCGATGGTGGTGATAGTAGCGACAAGTTATATGGCGATGCTGGTAATGACACTTTGTTAGGTTATGGCGGCAATGACTACCTGAATGGTGGTTTTAGTAATGATATTCTCTACGGAGAATATGGTTATGACACCTTAGTCGGTGGTTATGGGAATGATACCCTTTGGGGTGGTGTCGGTGCTGATAAATTTGGCTTTAACTCCAAAGATGAAGGTATCGATATCATCAAGGATTTTCAACGTAATCAACGTGACAAAATTGTCATCTCCAAAGCAGGTTTTGGTATAGCTGATGTCAGCTTATTTAAGTACAATCCTCTGAATGGTCAACTATCATTCAATAATCAAGTATTTGCCATCATTGAAAATAAACCTGCTGGTTTCAATGTGAATTCTGACCTGACATTAATTAATGGTACTATCTAA
- a CDS encoding polysaccharide biosynthesis tyrosine autokinase — translation MTKTSINRGKIVVASPQKSLGIKEISTTLQNHRFLIVGVSCAVISVTSLMALNAKPMYRSSMQILINNPMYLGLKSNNPSQEQDKAFSQWNQIQVDYTPQLRLMLSSQLMQRAIHLVHDDYPDMVLSDIKGENGQENPLELTAVTGKTEVNPAFGQVFELSFTSEDPNKSQKVLEALQKVYQDYNSQQHKSRLAMGMNFFSDRVPQEKQQLVKAEEKLAAFRKQHQVLDPNVQGKMLLESLGGVRKELQTIRARLQEIEARSQILQQSIVTSSRSHSSTTANYQALLKELQKTDLALTQVRQRYTDDYPAVQELIQQRQSQAALLEAEITQKSQITQKNALETGISKLNQELIASKATSTGLRAKEKSLLESEKQLSSELQKYPTLISEYNRLLPEVEIHRQTLEKLLQSQQSLNMQIAQSGVNWQILESPHFGTYAGSNGWLIFAAGLILGPTLGVTVALSKEASNQNIQSGEELKQLTHLPLLTTVPKLKSRRQQLLHLLQGAWYKSPADKLLHIYTALPVHEKLDMAYQNLQILQTNTACKSLLVTSATKDEGKTTVSLGLAVSAARMHRRVLVIDANLRQPQLHKTLDLSNDWGLSLLLVDEANTSIKDYIQPIHPAIDILAAGSTSEDVVKLLTSQRLSEVLHSFSQNYDLVIIDAPAILGTVDTKIIAALCDGIIMVGRVGQVSRDEVIQATEELRNLPVRGAIANHWG, via the coding sequence GTGACTAAAACGTCTATAAATCGAGGAAAAATTGTTGTTGCATCTCCTCAAAAGTCATTAGGTATCAAGGAAATTTCTACAACGTTACAAAATCATCGTTTCCTAATTGTTGGTGTTTCTTGTGCAGTCATATCGGTGACAAGTTTGATGGCATTAAATGCCAAGCCGATGTATAGAAGCTCCATGCAAATATTGATTAATAATCCGATGTATTTGGGGTTAAAATCCAACAATCCCAGTCAGGAGCAAGATAAGGCTTTTAGTCAGTGGAATCAAATTCAGGTTGATTATACGCCACAGTTACGACTGATGTTAAGTTCGCAACTGATGCAAAGGGCTATACATTTAGTTCATGATGATTATCCTGACATGGTTTTATCAGATATCAAAGGAGAAAATGGTCAAGAAAATCCTTTAGAACTAACTGCGGTGACTGGGAAGACAGAAGTTAATCCAGCTTTTGGTCAAGTTTTTGAGTTATCTTTTACTAGTGAAGACCCGAATAAAAGTCAAAAAGTTCTGGAAGCATTACAGAAAGTTTATCAAGATTACAATAGCCAACAGCATAAATCTCGGTTAGCGATGGGGATGAATTTTTTTAGCGATCGCGTACCCCAGGAAAAGCAGCAGTTAGTGAAAGCAGAGGAAAAACTGGCAGCATTTCGCAAACAGCATCAGGTACTTGACCCCAACGTACAGGGTAAGATGTTGTTAGAATCCCTGGGAGGTGTTCGCAAAGAGCTACAAACCATTCGTGCGCGACTGCAAGAAATTGAAGCGCGATCGCAAATTCTCCAGCAATCAATAGTCACATCATCTCGCAGTCACTCTTCCACAACCGCCAATTATCAAGCATTATTGAAAGAACTGCAAAAAACTGATTTAGCTCTAACACAGGTACGTCAACGCTACACTGACGATTACCCCGCAGTACAAGAATTAATCCAGCAACGTCAAAGTCAAGCAGCACTTCTTGAGGCAGAAATTACCCAAAAATCGCAAATAACACAGAAAAATGCCCTAGAGACAGGGATATCCAAACTAAATCAAGAATTAATTGCCAGTAAAGCCACTTCTACAGGTTTACGAGCGAAGGAAAAAAGCTTACTGGAGTCAGAGAAGCAACTGAGCAGTGAACTGCAAAAATATCCTACCTTGATTTCTGAATATAATCGCTTGCTGCCAGAGGTGGAAATCCATCGTCAAACCCTGGAAAAACTTCTGCAATCTCAGCAGTCTTTAAATATGCAGATAGCACAATCTGGTGTGAATTGGCAGATTCTGGAATCACCTCATTTTGGCACTTATGCAGGGAGCAATGGCTGGTTAATTTTCGCCGCAGGTTTAATTTTAGGTCCCACTTTGGGTGTTACTGTTGCTCTGAGTAAAGAAGCAAGTAATCAAAATATCCAATCTGGTGAGGAGTTAAAGCAACTGACTCACCTACCCTTACTCACCACCGTACCCAAATTAAAATCTCGTCGTCAACAACTGCTACATTTACTACAAGGTGCGTGGTACAAGTCACCGGCAGATAAACTACTGCATATCTATACAGCTTTGCCCGTCCATGAAAAGCTAGATATGGCATACCAAAACTTGCAAATTCTGCAAACGAATACAGCTTGCAAGTCTTTACTAGTGACATCTGCAACTAAGGATGAAGGTAAAACAACTGTCAGCTTGGGTTTAGCTGTGAGTGCTGCCAGAATGCACCGTCGAGTGCTGGTAATTGATGCGAATCTTCGCCAACCTCAACTCCATAAAACCTTAGATTTGAGTAACGATTGGGGATTATCTTTATTACTGGTTGATGAGGCAAATACTTCGATCAAAGACTATATCCAACCCATCCACCCTGCCATTGATATTTTAGCAGCCGGTTCTACCTCGGAAGACGTGGTGAAATTACTTACTAGTCAGCGTCTATCGGAAGTATTGCATAGCTTTAGTCAAAATTATGATTTGGTAATTATCGATGCACCGGCGATTCTCGGTACGGTAGATACCAAAATTATCGCTGCCCTGTGTGATGGAATTATTATGGTGGGGCGCGTTGGTCAAGTGAGCAGAGATGAGGTGATACAAGCTACCGAAGAACTGAGAAATTTACCAGTCCGAGGAGCGATCGCTAATCATTGGGGATAG
- the cobJ gene encoding precorrin-3B C(17)-methyltransferase has translation MLAQQAPVVVVLGQKSIPVAQKIIRAFPGARLYGLAGRTQDVDVVFTEFGNTLRELFTTGIPIIGICSTGILIRTLAPLLTNKRQEPPVLAIAEDGSAIVPLLGGLNGVNHLARKIGEVLHVSPAITTTGDIRFGMALEDPPPGYYLSRPEFAKTFMSDLLAGDTLRLEGNAPWLQNSSLPWDREGKKTIKITEKSDVSTQNCLVYHPATVAIAITTNSKNSPLPLVENILRELDIAPESVAGIFAHTLDAVQPVISSLAAALGVPLRLLTTAEIGGDESADMAVRLALGATSGEVICHRRDHDFSVAVAIAPLPLDIPTIGKPPGRLAIIGTGPGTADWMSPEVKGILQQATDFVGYSTYLKMVSNFTTGKNIHESDNRQEISRATLALDLAAPGRFVAVVSSGDPGIYAMAAAVFEAWEQGQKTEWQNIEIQVAPGISAMQAAAARIGAPLGHDFCTISLSDILKPWSIIAQRIQAAAEADFVIAFYNPISGHRTWQLTEAKNLLLHHRSPETPLILARNVGRKGESVKVDTLGEFSPETADMRTVIIVGSSQTRVISRPDGGVWVYTPRSYGGEISPSSL, from the coding sequence ATGCTCGCTCAACAAGCTCCTGTAGTTGTCGTCCTTGGTCAAAAGAGTATCCCTGTGGCGCAAAAAATTATCCGCGCTTTTCCTGGTGCCAGGTTATACGGACTCGCAGGACGTACTCAGGATGTAGACGTGGTATTTACTGAATTTGGCAACACCCTACGAGAGTTATTTACTACTGGGATTCCAATTATTGGTATTTGTTCTACGGGGATTTTGATTCGTACCCTAGCTCCACTGCTGACAAATAAGCGTCAAGAACCTCCTGTGTTAGCGATCGCGGAGGATGGCAGTGCAATTGTACCGCTTCTCGGTGGGCTGAATGGGGTAAATCATCTTGCCAGAAAGATTGGGGAGGTTCTCCACGTCTCACCAGCAATTACAACCACGGGTGATATTCGTTTTGGTATGGCTTTGGAAGATCCACCACCAGGTTATTACCTATCCCGCCCCGAATTTGCTAAGACTTTTATGTCTGACTTACTCGCTGGGGATACTCTGCGGTTAGAAGGGAATGCTCCATGGTTACAAAATAGCTCCTTACCCTGGGATAGGGAAGGGAAAAAAACTATCAAAATCACGGAAAAATCCGATGTTTCCACCCAGAATTGTCTGGTTTATCATCCGGCAACGGTGGCGATCGCCATCACTACCAACAGCAAAAATTCTCCCTTACCTCTGGTGGAGAACATTCTCCGAGAACTAGACATCGCTCCCGAATCTGTAGCGGGGATATTTGCCCATACCCTAGATGCTGTGCAACCAGTCATTTCATCCCTAGCTGCTGCCCTCGGTGTTCCCCTGCGTCTGCTAACAACTGCCGAAATAGGGGGGGATGAGAGTGCAGATATGGCAGTCAGGTTAGCTTTAGGGGCAACCTCTGGGGAAGTAATTTGCCACCGTCGTGATCATGATTTCTCTGTTGCAGTGGCGATCGCTCCCCTTCCCCTCGATATCCCCACCATCGGTAAACCACCGGGACGTTTGGCAATTATCGGTACAGGACCCGGAACAGCAGACTGGATGTCTCCAGAAGTCAAGGGAATATTACAGCAGGCTACGGATTTCGTTGGCTATTCCACCTACCTGAAGATGGTGAGTAATTTTACTACAGGTAAAAATATCCATGAGTCTGACAACCGTCAAGAAATCTCTAGGGCAACCCTAGCCTTAGATTTAGCAGCCCCGGGACGTTTTGTTGCCGTGGTTTCCTCCGGTGATCCGGGAATCTATGCCATGGCTGCCGCCGTATTTGAAGCTTGGGAACAGGGACAAAAAACCGAATGGCAAAATATTGAAATACAAGTCGCCCCTGGTATCTCCGCTATGCAAGCAGCAGCAGCCAGAATTGGCGCACCCTTGGGACATGATTTCTGTACCATTTCTCTGTCTGATATTCTCAAACCCTGGTCAATCATTGCTCAAAGAATTCAAGCCGCCGCCGAGGCAGATTTTGTCATTGCTTTTTATAATCCCATCTCTGGGCATCGTACCTGGCAATTAACGGAGGCGAAAAATCTTCTCTTACATCACCGCTCCCCGGAAACACCCCTGATTTTAGCGCGGAATGTGGGACGCAAGGGAGAATCAGTCAAGGTTGATACCCTCGGTGAATTTTCTCCAGAGACTGCTGATATGCGCACAGTAATTATTGTCGGCTCCAGCCAAACTCGTGTTATTTCCCGTCCTGATGGCGGTGTTTGGGTTTATACACCCCGTAGCTATGGAGGAGAAATATCTCCAAGTAGCTTGTAA
- a CDS encoding MOSC domain-containing protein, which translates to MKLISVCVGMPREVSWKAKSVTTGIFKQPVNGRVMLRTLNLDGDRQADLTVHGGVEKAVYAYPMEHYTYWQKELPDDDLPWGAFGENLTTEGLSETEVNIGDCFRIGTSVVMVTQPRFPCFKLNLKFGRDDMVKRFLHSRLSGIYFSVVLEGEIGVGDDIELVSRDENNVTVADIVQIYVHEADENLVRRAIQVPALADGLRTYFQQQIEVL; encoded by the coding sequence ATGAAATTGATTTCTGTTTGTGTTGGAATGCCACGTGAGGTGAGTTGGAAGGCGAAATCTGTGACAACTGGCATTTTTAAGCAGCCCGTGAATGGACGAGTGATGCTGCGAACACTCAATCTAGATGGAGATCGACAGGCAGATTTAACTGTTCATGGAGGTGTCGAGAAAGCAGTTTACGCTTATCCAATGGAGCATTACACTTACTGGCAAAAGGAGTTACCAGATGATGACTTGCCTTGGGGTGCGTTTGGTGAAAATCTCACGACTGAGGGTTTGTCGGAAACAGAAGTGAATATTGGGGATTGCTTTCGTATTGGCACGTCTGTTGTGATGGTGACGCAGCCCCGATTTCCTTGTTTTAAGCTCAATCTTAAGTTTGGACGTGATGATATGGTTAAACGGTTTCTTCACAGCCGATTGAGTGGCATTTACTTTTCAGTAGTGCTTGAAGGTGAAATTGGTGTAGGAGACGACATTGAATTGGTGAGTCGAGATGAAAACAATGTCACGGTTGCTGATATTGTGCAAATCTACGTGCATGAAGCTGATGAAAATTTAGTGCGTCGTGCTATTCAAGTTCCAGCTTTGGCAGATGGTTTACGAACTTATTTTCAACAGCAAATTGAAGTTTTATAG
- a CDS encoding serine/threonine-protein kinase, with product MELIHQPGDVIQQRYRILEILGQGGVGITYAAEDLESGDSVALKALSFRRMSDWKKIELFEREAKILSQLHHQAIPRYLDYFQVDTGSDRFFYIAQQLAPGKSLATLIENGWQPQEKQVRQIAIQVLEILIYLQSLKPPVIHRDIKPQNIILNFSPTAKDRGDIFLVDFGAVQDTYHNTVTGGSTVVGTYGYMAPEQFRGQAVLATDLYGLGTTLLFLLTGKSPADLPQRHLKIDFRPHVRISPDFANWLDIILEPVSDDRFPSANLALAVLRGEKQISDVISHFSLTRFHRPKNSSIIFHKTEAELTIEIPPKQLRHYTSWFIPIILLLGNGLFLLTLWVLVFEYLSVFNLFGFIFICLSFYIYLFLLLPIIADYVLSPISKTRIKINQNGFYLKRWLLGWSFQNCHEYVLDIKDIIAKPMQPITVSVFNQTLRKYRFASLLSTSEKKWIVWEIRAFLEKLP from the coding sequence ATGGAATTAATACATCAACCAGGAGACGTAATTCAACAACGCTACCGTATCTTAGAAATTTTAGGACAAGGTGGGGTTGGTATTACCTATGCAGCCGAAGATTTAGAGAGTGGCGATTCTGTGGCGCTGAAAGCTTTGTCATTTCGGCGGATGAGTGACTGGAAAAAAATCGAATTGTTTGAAAGAGAAGCGAAAATTCTCTCCCAACTCCACCATCAGGCAATTCCTCGCTATCTCGATTATTTTCAAGTAGACACAGGCTCTGACAGATTCTTTTATATTGCTCAACAACTTGCGCCAGGTAAATCTCTAGCCACATTAATAGAAAATGGTTGGCAACCCCAAGAAAAGCAAGTTCGACAAATCGCCATACAAGTTTTAGAAATTCTGATTTACTTGCAATCCCTCAAACCCCCAGTTATTCACCGCGATATTAAGCCCCAGAATATTATCCTCAACTTTTCCCCAACAGCAAAAGATCGGGGAGATATATTTTTAGTAGATTTTGGTGCAGTACAAGATACCTATCACAATACAGTCACAGGTGGCAGCACAGTAGTAGGAACCTATGGCTATATGGCTCCTGAACAGTTTCGCGGACAAGCTGTGTTAGCAACGGATTTATATGGCTTGGGAACTACACTACTGTTCTTGCTGACTGGAAAATCCCCAGCAGATTTACCACAGCGCCATCTCAAAATAGATTTTCGTCCCCATGTTCGCATTTCCCCAGATTTTGCTAACTGGTTGGATATTATCCTGGAGCCAGTCAGTGATGACAGATTTCCCTCAGCCAATTTAGCCTTAGCTGTACTGCGAGGAGAAAAACAGATTTCAGATGTTATATCCCATTTTTCTTTAACAAGATTTCACCGACCAAAAAACAGTTCTATTATCTTCCATAAAACCGAAGCAGAATTAACTATAGAAATTCCTCCCAAGCAATTACGTCACTATACTAGTTGGTTTATTCCCATTATTCTCTTGTTAGGAAATGGATTGTTTTTACTCACTTTGTGGGTATTAGTTTTTGAATACTTATCTGTTTTTAATTTATTTGGATTTATTTTTATCTGCCTTTCATTCTACATATATTTATTCTTGCTTTTGCCAATTATTGCTGATTATGTACTCAGTCCCATATCAAAAACTAGAATTAAAATTAACCAAAATGGATTTTATTTAAAGCGGTGGCTGTTAGGTTGGTCTTTTCAAAATTGTCATGAATATGTATTAGATATTAAGGATATTATTGCCAAACCTATGCAGCCCATTACGGTTTCGGTATTTAATCAAACACTCCGAAAATATCGCTTTGCTTCATTATTAAGCACATCTGAAAAAAAATGGATAGTTTGGGAAATTAGGGCATTTTTAGAGAAATTGCCTTGA